The following are from one region of the Melospiza melodia melodia isolate bMelMel2 chromosome 16, bMelMel2.pri, whole genome shotgun sequence genome:
- the LOC134425610 gene encoding mitochondrial fission factor homolog A-like isoform X1 translates to MTANVSLMWPLWGLDLHRARCDLLFTEAINQRMQVPPRLKVAESCSPGDRDTVAEDVPASFRMYIPERISLAEVPDTGLRPVLLTQPRKVPSVVVHVSPEPCGDVPFLPPASRASAQRRKRAGHHSSRTRRDRTPSDSAQLALHSLGQHHEGPGSCALPAPSAPLPLCTEAGRIYSMQNIFQTMYLLGQVLFQRVQDSLWDPRPCSSQEPVPAAESTSEEAGVTEVAAMRRQLARISGRLRVLEEQCHAWRQKEALVYSVMISACLINTWLWLRR, encoded by the exons ATGACTGCAAATGTTTCCTTG ATGTGGCCGCTTTGGGGACTGGACCTGCACCGGGCACGCTGTGACCTGCTCTTCACAGAGGCCATCAACCAGAGGATGCAGGTTCCCCCCAGGCTGAAGGTGGCagagagctgcagccctggggacagggacacagtggcaGAGGATGTCCCTGCGTCCTTTAGGATGTACATCCCTGAGAGGATTTCTCTGGCAG AGGTACCAGACACAGGTTTGAGGCCAGTGCTGCTGACCCAGCCAAGGAAGGTGCCCTCTGTGGTGGTGCACGTGTCCCCAGAGCCCTGTGGGGAcgtccctttcctgcccccagCCAGCAGAGCCAGCGCCCAGCGACGCAAGCGAGCG GGCCACCACAGCAGCAGGACACGGAGGGACAGGACCCCGAGTGACAGTGCCCAGCTGGCCTTGCACAGCCTAGGACAGCACCACGAGGG GCCAGGCTCctgtgccctgcctgctcccagtgccccactGCCCCTCTGCACAGAGGCAGGCAGGATCTACTCCATGCAGAACATCTTCCAGACCATGTACCTGCTGGGCCAGGTGCTGTTCCAGCGTGTCCAGGACTCTCTGTGGGACCCAAGGCCGTGCAG ctcccaggAGCccgtgccagctgcagagagcacctCGGAGGAGGCGGGGGTGACCGAGGTGGCAGCAATGAGAAGGCAG CTGGCCAGGATCTCGGGGAGGCTGCGTGTGCTGGAGGAGCAGTGCCACGCCTGGAGGCAGAAGGAGGCCCTGGTGTACTCTGTGATGATCTCTGCTTGCCTCATCAACACCTGGCTCTGGCTCAGAAGATGA
- the LOC134425610 gene encoding fetal and adult testis-expressed transcript protein homolog isoform X2 — MTANVSLMWPLWGLDLHRARCDLLFTEAINQRMQVPPRLKVAESCSPGDRDTVAEDVPASFRMYIPERISLAEVPDTGLRPVLLTQPRKVPSVVVHVSPEPCGDVPFLPPASRASAQRRKRAGHHSSRTRRDRTPSDSAQLALHSLGQHHEGSQEPVPAAESTSEEAGVTEVAAMRRQLARISGRLRVLEEQCHAWRQKEALVYSVMISACLINTWLWLRR; from the exons ATGACTGCAAATGTTTCCTTG ATGTGGCCGCTTTGGGGACTGGACCTGCACCGGGCACGCTGTGACCTGCTCTTCACAGAGGCCATCAACCAGAGGATGCAGGTTCCCCCCAGGCTGAAGGTGGCagagagctgcagccctggggacagggacacagtggcaGAGGATGTCCCTGCGTCCTTTAGGATGTACATCCCTGAGAGGATTTCTCTGGCAG AGGTACCAGACACAGGTTTGAGGCCAGTGCTGCTGACCCAGCCAAGGAAGGTGCCCTCTGTGGTGGTGCACGTGTCCCCAGAGCCCTGTGGGGAcgtccctttcctgcccccagCCAGCAGAGCCAGCGCCCAGCGACGCAAGCGAGCG GGCCACCACAGCAGCAGGACACGGAGGGACAGGACCCCGAGTGACAGTGCCCAGCTGGCCTTGCACAGCCTAGGACAGCACCACGAGGG ctcccaggAGCccgtgccagctgcagagagcacctCGGAGGAGGCGGGGGTGACCGAGGTGGCAGCAATGAGAAGGCAG CTGGCCAGGATCTCGGGGAGGCTGCGTGTGCTGGAGGAGCAGTGCCACGCCTGGAGGCAGAAGGAGGCCCTGGTGTACTCTGTGATGATCTCTGCTTGCCTCATCAACACCTGGCTCTGGCTCAGAAGATGA